The Fusarium keratoplasticum isolate Fu6.1 chromosome 4, whole genome shotgun sequence genome contains the following window.
GCGGATCTCTCTTGGGGTGATATTCTCCGAGAGGGTACCGTTACACACATGCCCCGCCCATCTCTCCTGGCCATCACGATGCTCCCATCTAGCGGTGGCTCCAAGAAGCCATGGCAGAACTCTCCTCCTATCCCTCCTCACCCAAGCATCGTGCAGCGCCGCATGGAGCTGCTCACGTCTGATATGCTCACTCGGGCTCTGACTCTGGTGAGCCGTGGCCAGCATGACCGTGCCCACACTCTTCTCAACGAGACCCGATCGATCCTCAAGGGTCTCGGAAAGGGAGGGCTGCCCCCGATCCCTCCCATGAACAAGTCGACCCCATCGGCCCCGTCGACTCCTCACCCTGGAAACGACAGCTCGCCAGGACCTGCCACTACCCCCGACCGCAAGAACAGCCCTTCGCCCCCAGCGTCGGCCACCTCCTCTGCGATCAACGGCTTCCCCACTGTTGGACGCAGCCGTTCTAACGACGGCCTCGGTCTCGGCGCCGGCATCGACGCGAGCACTGTTGCAGCTCTTGATGCTGAGCTGGAGAGCAGCCTTGAGTGGATCAACCACCCAGCCGTCTTTGGCCGCGACAGCCGCAAGGCCGTCCTCCAGGCCATTGGTGTTATCAGCTCCCAACGTGCCTTCACCTTCCGCACCCCTATCGAGGGCCTGTGGGCTGCCCGCGTCGGCGGCGTCAAGCGTCTCACGGAGAAGAGCCGTGAATGGCGCgaggagggcggcggcgagggcggcatCATGGAGGAGGCTTAAGTGCCCTCCCTTTTCTTTCGACACTTGTTGCTCAAGCTTCATTTCGCGCGGCGAAGATTTGGCGTCTTGGTTTTTCGGCTTGGTTAACGACCCATCACGACCCCATCACCTGGATGTTCCCCATGTCATCTCTACACGTATCTCTACGTTGCCCCTTGGCGCTTCTTTTATTTGTTTGCACATGGATAccacaacatcatcatctcgactTCAACTCCCCTGAACGGAGCTATTCGATACCCCCTTATCTTCCCCGCCATCTGGTGCATATCCAGGCCCACACTATGCGTTTGCTTGTTTCGTATTGTTTTGCATGCTCAGCAGTCACCCCTGTCCATGGCATATACCTGCCGACAGAGGGGTGACGGGGCACATGCGTTGCTATATCATATCGTCTTTGGCGAAAAATCTACATGTTTGGTTTCTTGGGAACGGTGAAGGAAAAGAGGTTCACTTGAGAGAAGTAGCCTGAGGAGCTGGCGTTTCCCCTATACCACGAATGGCGATTACTGCTTTATCGGTTTTTCCTGTATGATATAATTCATGTGCTGGATGGTTTCTACCGTCGCATCTGCAAGACATCTTTtgagatattatatatatcccTTTGTGCGCATCTGTCGACACAAATGAGAGCGATTTACGAGTTGAATACAAGTTTTTGACCTCATATTATCTGCTGCCGAGTCCAACGTGAAGTCTTTGTGAAGTCTTTGGAACAAGATTGTCTCCCTCGAGAGAAAGACGAGGAAGCTGCCCATTATTTCTCTAGTTACTGTGTCAAGAGTGTTGCAGGTACATTCACCAGGAGTCACAAAGTCCGCTTAGTTAGCATATACTTGAACAATGGGTCATTATCGTATCTCTGACAAGCCCTGGCTGGGTACTGGTCCCTTGGTGGTATTTACCATTATGGCCGGAATGGCTACTCTAGATACAGGCATCGCAAATCCTGCGCATTGCCCTTTTGCTTTTCACATTGATGCGTTCACACATGATTTGACAGCCTTAGTTGAGGGTATATCTAACCGCCCATACTACCGGGAGTTTTATTCACACATTCCCTGCCTTGTCCTTTTGAACTTAACTCAACCCTTTAGTCCTCATCCCAGTTCTATACGAGTTAGTCAAGGTAAACCTAGGAGCATAGAGTTGGCTTGAAAACTTACAGGGTTGGGGCCCGGGGGCTTTGGTCCACCAGCTTGTCGTGCCACGATGATCTGGTCGACCGAAAGGACTGTGCGAGCGGCTTCGGTGGCGAGCTTGATGGCCCATtgcttggagatgagaaggTCCAGGATGCCCTCGTCCTTGGCGTCAAGGGTGCCAGTGTTATCATCGTTCTGGGTTTCACGTGTCAGTTCCAAAATTCCAGGGTTCAACGAACAGTATCAACCAACCTCAATATCAACACCAGTATCCCAGTCGTCGCTGTTAGCGTGAGCGGCATAGAGTCGGCTCAGAACCTCGGTGGCATCCAGACCGGCACTCTCGGCGATGGTTCGGGGCACAACCTCAAAGGCCTCGCCGTACTTCTTGATGGCGTACTGGCTAAGACCAGGAGTCGTCTCACCATGAGCCTGTATCCTctcaaccagctcaacctcTGTGGCACCAGCACCGGGGACCAATCGAGGATCGCGAGTAATGGCCTTGACAACGTTGACACCGTCGTCAACAGCACGCTCGATATCATCAAGATGGTTCTGGGTGGCGCCTCGGAGAACCAGGGTGGCCGTCCGGGTgacctcatcttcttgtcggAAGACAGTGACGCGGTCACCACCAATCTCGAGGGTCTCGACGACATCGATAGTTCCCATCTCGTCGGGCATGGGAGCACCTAACCGGGCCAGGGGGGTGGCACCGACCACACGGCAGACTCTTCGAAGCTCAAACTTGCTGAGAATTCGGATGCACAGGATGCCGTAACGGTTGAGGTAGTGCATGGCCAGGTCTCCCACTCGGTCTCCGCAGACCACGACGCGCAGGCCCGAATCGTgaagctccttgatggcggTCTCGAGCTGAGACTCCTCGCCCTTTGTaaagtccatcatctccttggcGTTGTGCAGGAGAACAGTacccttggtctcggtctGGCCAGCGTCGATGGGGCAGGTGAAGACACCGACCTTGGCGCGgctggccttcttgacagATCCATCGGGCTCCTTGGGAAAGACCATGCCCTTGACAACTCTGCTCTGCTCGAGACTTCCACCCATGATCTTGACGACGCGGATGTTGTCGACGTTGAAGTTGGCGGGGTTCTTGGGGAGCACAGCGAGGACAGCCTCCGAGACAAGATCAGCGAGGAAGGTCTCGTTGCCGTTCTGCTTGCTGGCGATGACGGTGCTGATGGCCTTGCTGAGCTCCTCCTGATCCCGGATATCCTCCACATTGTCGACCGAGAGCTCCTCAAGCGTCTCGAGGGCAAACTTCTGAGCCTTCTCGTAGCCGATGACGATATCAGACGTCTTGAGACCCATGCGCAGCAGGTCCTCCGCTTTCCGGAGCAGCTCGccggcgaggacgatgaccAGGTTGGTGGCATCacccatctcggcctcttgTTGCTGACTGGCcatgacgaggagcttggcgGCGGGGTGGACGACGTCGAGTTCGCGGAGGATGGTGGCGGCGTCCGAGGTGAGGATCATCTTCTGAAGGTGGTTGATGACGACCTTGTTGCGACCGTAGGGACCGAGCGAGGTCTGGACAGTAGAGGCGATGGCCCTGCAGGCATCGATGTTGCGCAGGACGGCGCCATCTTCCGAGTCGTAGCTGGAGAGGAACTGTAAGCATTTGCGGCGCTGAATGTGAGGATatcgaagaagccatcaagagGCGGGGAGCTGCTGTCCAAAAGGACGGGAGCAGGAGGGGAACAGGAACTCAACTCACTTGTTGTAGCCCTGCTTAAAGAGGCCCGCGTTGGGGGCGTTGGGGATGTTGAGCGACATGATGACTGCCACAGAGCGACGGGGTCGAGTCTGGTTGTGGCGAGGTCGAGAGTGTCAAGGGTGAAGTTGAGGGTGATGCTCCTGACGATGGATTTCGCCCACCAGCTCCAATCTCCCTCCCACCATAAAAACTTCCACGGGCGTCGTGGGCGGTCGATTTAGTGGGTAGGTACGTACCCAGCTGCCTAGCTGACCCCTGTTCTGGTAGATGCCAGCTTGTGAATGATTTTTTACGTGGCCAGGCTGCTGCAATGGGTAAGTAGGGGATGCGATAAAATTTcaatattatttaaatatgATCAGAAAGACCATCTGCCTAATTAAAAACTTCCTCCATGGCTCGAGTGATCAGGGTGAACCCATCTACCCCAAGTTTGACAGCCTTGTCCTCCGAGGGGCAAGCCAGGGGCTGGTGATCCAATCACAACCGTTCCAATGTTTGCGCCACAAGCCCCTGACAGCCTTGCGTCCTGTGGCTTGACTCCAGATGGGGGACCCGCGAAAGGACGTTGCTAGGTGGTGAGCACCAGCGACACCATCGCTAGAGCCTCCCCCGGCGACGGCGGCACGGCTCGTGATGGCTGATGCCCTGGACCAGGACCTTTTCCCGCGTTTTCTCCTCATCCAAACACTTTCAACTTTGCCTCTTTCAAGCCGGCGCCACATCCTCCCTCGGCATCTTTTACCTAGTATTTTTCCACCGTCGATTGACTCCCCGAGGCTTACAGTATCGAACCCGACCGCGAGAACACGCCTTATTTGTCGACGACCTGCTCCTCCGTGATACAGCCAGATCCTCCACCGTGTCGACGAACTGCGCCGGAATCCTCCAATTGACCAGCCGCGGCCGTCGCGCTGAATCCCATATTACACCACCAAGGAGAATAGTCACTTTTTTGTCGCGACGCGGCGTCATTCATCGCGATAACACCTTCCTTCACATCATGCCTGGTGAGTTTCTTGTTTGTGTCAAGTTCAATGGAGTCCATGTCTGTACGGCTCACAGTGGGTTTCTGCTGTTTGTTGGCCTGCGGTCCCGGCTCCCGTCCATCCAAATTCTGAGCCCACGGATAAGGCTGAGCGAGCGCACGCATCGATGGATGCCTCCCTTGCACCCTCCACCATCCTCATTCACATCCGTCGCGACGTATCCATATTCATCGTCATCGCGATAACCTGTCCCTGCCTCCTTTCGCGCCATCCTTCTTGAGCCCAGCATCGCATCGCCTCGTCTCGCAACATCCACCATGCCCATCACCCTCAAGCGCAAAGCACCAGATGctgaccctcctcctcctcgctcgacAGCCATCCCCACcgccctccctccctcggTCGAGGAGGCCTACCGACGGAAATGCATCCAGCTCAAGAACCGCACGAGCGAAGTTGAAGACGCCAACGATGCCGCACGCCTCCGCCTTGCCCGTATCAAGCgccaggtcgagaagctgcgAATAGAGCGCGCCTTCTTGCTCGAACAGCTCGCGAAGCGTACCAGCGCCAACGTCGAAGATTCTGATGGCAGCCCCAGCCCGCCTCCTACAGTACGCTCTCCCCCTTCTTTCGTTGCCCCCCAGTCTTTCGGCACAAACCCTTTCCCTTCGCGTTTGCTTGGCAAATCCTTCTCTCCGGTCTGCCGCCGGCGCCCGGTTCAATGTTGATGCTTTTGCGCTTGGATTAGGACTACCAATTCGCCATCCCCAGTGAGTTAGCTGCTAACCCccagaagcccaaggatAAGCCGTTGCGCACCAAGCGAGGCCACCGAAAGTCCATGATGCCGgacgccgaggccaaggcgccTGGCGGTGCCTCGTTCAACACCCAGAACGCTGGCTCGCCCACGTCCGAGATCTTTTCGCACCCGCCCGAGAGCCAGTCCAAGGGCCCGCGCGCCAACGGCGTTTCTaaggaagccaagaagcccgccgaCGCCTTTGAGCTGTACTGCTCCGAGACACGACCCGCCCTCGAGGCTAAGCACAAGGACGGTGACGCCGAAGTCGACGTGGAGAGTGAGCTGGCCCGCGGCTGGAAGGAGCTGCCTGAAGCCGATAGGGACGAGTTTCAGGCCAAGTTCGAACAGTCACAGGCTAAGAACTCTGAACCTAAGGAGACACCTGCCGCGGataagaaggaggaggagaagcccgaaGAGACCAAGCCCGCAGCTcaagacgaggatgtcgagatgggcgACGACACTGAGGACCAGGATACGCAGGCGGGTGAGAAGGCAGGAGAGTGAGTGGCATCATCAGCCAGACTTTGATAATATCGGGGAGGCGTTCTGGTGGGTTCATGGATTCGGTCACACTGCGCATGTTTGGCCATTGCACACTTTTCAAAGGGGTTTTCGCATTAAGGAAATGATATTCGGAAAGGTTTCAGAAAGAAACGGGAACAATAGAGCAAAGAAAACTCCCTCTCCGCGCGCATCGTCTTCCACCGTTGCCGCGAAGCCATCTTATCTAAATATTCTGTATGTTTTACACCGGTACTCCCGATCCATCCCATACGATTTTCTGGTTTCCCCCAAGACAAAAAGAAGTACACAATCCCGCTTCGCTAGGGAGCGCTGTATTAACGGCGAAAGAGCGGGAGAGAATAAAGTGGCCTGGCTAGGCTGTGTTCTAGTCACCAATGTACAAGTCTACCACGATATTTATCGCGGCGACGAGGATTTCGGCTGCAATGAGAATAATCACTAAGAGATTGGTTAGCTTGGACATATATCCAGTGTCAGGAACAGAGACGACATACCAATCCACTCCAActtctcatcatggccgtggCTAAGCTCTCCCTTGAGCACAGCTAACAAATCGGCAATGACGTCGAGACGTTCTGTGAGAAGACCAACTCGCTGGTCCATCTCTAAATAACTCCTCACGGCCTGGTACACGGGTTCGAGCTGCGGTTCTACCCAGAACAGCTCGGGGGTGTCGAGGACGGAGCCGTTGAGGTGGATGCTGATACggaggatgaagagctcGCCAATCTGCATGTTGATCTGCGATCGCCGGAGCGCAATCTTTCCCGTCGTCGCTATTTGGGTGGGAATGTCTTTGCACGTTTCGACGGTTGACGCTATCAATTCCTCGTAGAGTGAGGTCTGAACGTGTTTAGCACAGGCATTGTCATCTTCTTAGGCATTTGCTCACCTTGACGCTCTGCGCCACTGCATGGGAGATGGCCAGTTTGGTCATGTAGTTGTTCTTGTCGCGCAGGGTGATAAAGTCGTTGTATATACGGGCCTGGTAGTCCTTTGTGTAGTAAAAGTTGAACTTTTCCGTCTCAACATCGTCGGCCGCGAGCTTCTCCGTCTCGAACTTGGATATCTCCTTCAGGAACCTGGCCTCGTGGGCCTCGGTCATTCCCCAGATGACCACAACTCCATAGTCAAAGAGGAACACCTCGGGTGTGTGTATGTGTGTGTCGAAGTCCGGATTGCTCTCGATGGGGTCGCGGTCATCCACGGCGGAACCCAAAATGTCTTCGTTGCCAATGTGGGAGCCGTTCCCATTAGTATGGCCATTGTGACCC
Protein-coding sequences here:
- a CDS encoding DUF155 domain-containing protein, yielding MDSHTTTTSDAPPSESTPLLPTETRPKGTRSVTFSDNPVTRTIEPSRLQLQPRSPHHHGAGSSSGAGGPPMLTALNNKLRRRNSQGSVPAVAHMAVGPKIGPQRSTKKTEKLKLLPAPDLDEEADEESGRDVYSQYTRIKDPAARRDAAKLGKADRDRLPRVTAYCTANRYEMDALMRFLKGRGKTRGANPKLIDECIYTPYNYAAKSARSRDPVQNYERRHSTGGDAMDERPQRSDLINIQQEGVESETREHSSGHNGHTNGNGSHIGNEDILGSAVDDRDPIESNPDFDTHIHTPEVFLFDYGVVVIWGMTEAHEARFLKEISKFETEKLAADDVETEKFNFYYTKDYQARIYNDFITLRDKNNYMTKLAISHAVAQSVKTSLYEELIASTVETCKDIPTQIATTGKIALRRSQINMQIGELFILRISIHLNGSVLDTPELFWVEPQLEPVYQAVRSYLEMDQRVGLLTERLDVIADLLAVLKGELSHGHDEKLEWIVIILIAAEILVAAINIVVDLYIGD
- a CDS encoding HMG box domain-containing protein; the encoded protein is MPWTRTFSRVFSSSKHFQLCLFQAGATSSLGIFYLVFFHRRLTPRGLQYRTRPREHALFVDDLLLRDTARSSTVSTNCAGILQLTSRGRRAESHITPPRRIVTFLSRRGVIHRDNTFLHIMPAIPTALPPSVEEAYRRKCIQLKNRTSEVEDANDAARLRLARIKRQVEKLRIERAFLLEQLAKRTSANVEDSDGSPSPPPTDYQFAIPSELAANPQKPKDKPLRTKRGHRKSMMPDAEAKAPGGASFNTQNAGSPTSEIFSHPPESQSKGPRANGVSKEAKKPADAFELYCSETRPALEAKHKDGDAEVDVESELARGWKELPEADRDEFQAKFEQSQAKNSEPKETPAADKKEEEKPEETKPAAQDEDVEMGDDTEDQDTQAGEKAGE
- a CDS encoding putative T-complex protein 1 subunit theta, whose translation is MSLNIPNAPNAGLFKQGYNNYDSEDGAVLRNIDACRAIASTVQTSLGPYGRNKVVINHLQKMILTSDAATILRELDVVHPAAKLLVMASQQQEAEMGDATNLVIVLAGELLRKAEDLLRMGLKTSDIVIGYEKAQKFALETLEELSVDNVEDIRDQEELSKAISTVIASKQNGNETFLADLVSEAVLAVLPKNPANFNVDNIRVVKIMGGSLEQSRVVKGMVFPKEPDGSVKKASRAKVGVFTCPIDAGQTETKGTVLLHNAKEMMDFTKGEESQLETAIKELHDSGLRVVVCGDRVGDLAMHYLNRYGILCIRILSKFELRRVCRVVGATPLARLGAPMPDEMGTIDVVETLEIGGDRVTVFRQEDEVTRTATLVLRGATQNHLDDIERAVDDGVNVVKAITRDPRLVPGAGATEVELVERIQAHGETTPGLSQYAIKKYGEAFEVVPRTIAESAGLDATEVLSRLYAAHANSDDWDTGVDIENDDNTGTLDAKDEGILDLLISKQWAIKLATEAARTVLSVDQIIVARQAGGPKPPGPNPNWDED